One stretch of Glycine soja cultivar W05 chromosome 7, ASM419377v2, whole genome shotgun sequence DNA includes these proteins:
- the LOC114418053 gene encoding probable WRKY transcription factor 40, with protein MDCSSWINTSLDLNINPRRVHEEVPKEVESELFSLGMTKFNVEEESTSDLEEELKRVTAENKKLAEMLSVVCENYNTLRNHLMECMRKNGEKEVSPTSKKRKSESSNNNSNLMGTNNGNSESSSTDEESCKKPREEIIKAKISRVYVRTEASDTSLIVKDGYQWRKYGQKVTRDNPCPRAYFKCSFAPSCPVKKKVQRSVDDQSVLVATYEGEHNHPQFSSQMEATSGSGRSVTLGSVPCTASLSTSTPTLVTLDLTKSQGSNDSKSTKPKGDSPKVPQVLVEQMATSLTTDPNFRAALVAAISGRLLHNN; from the exons ATGGATTGTTCATCATGGATTAACACTTCCTTGGATCTCAACATTAATCCCCGCAGAGTTCATGAAGAAGTTCCC AAGGAGGTAGAAAGCgagcttttctctttgggaATGACCAAGTTTAACGTGGAAGAAGAG TCTACTAGTGACTTGGAGGAGGAACTGAAGCGGGTGACTGCAGAAAACAAGAAGTTGGCCGAAATGCTCTCAGTGGTGTGTGAGAACTACAACACTTTGAGAAACCATTTGATGGAATGCATGAGGAAAAATGGTGAAAAGGAGGTCAGCCCAacatcaaagaaaagaaagtctGAAAGCAGCAACAACAATAGTAATTTGATGGGAACTAACAATGGAAACTCAGAGAGCAGTTCTACTGATGAAGAATCTTGCAAGAAACCAAGGGAAGAAATCATCAAAGcaaaaatttcaagagtttaTGTCAGGACTGAAGCATCTGATACTAGCCTT ATTGTTAAAGATGGATACCAATGGAGGAAATATGGGCAAAAGGTGACCAGAGATAACCCTTGTCCTAGAGCATATTTCAAGTGCTCTTTTGCTCCTAGCTGCCCTGTCAAAAAGAAg GTGCAAAGAAGTGTGGATGATCAATCTGTTCTGGTTGCTACTTATGAAGGGGAGCACAATCATCCTCAGTTTTCTTCCCAGATGGAAGCAACATCAGGTTCTGGCCGTAGTGTGACCCTTGGTTCAGTGCCCTGTACCGCATCTCTCAGCACTTCAACACCAACACTTGTTACCCTTGACTTGACAAAATCTCAGGGAAGCAACGATTCCAAGAGCACAAAGCCTAAAGGAGATTCACCTAAAGTACCTCAGGTTTTGGTGGAACAGATGGCTACTTCTTTGACCACGGATCCTAATTTTAGAGCAGCACTTGTTGCTGCCATCTCAGGAAGATTGTTGCACAATAATTAA